Proteins encoded by one window of Bauldia sp.:
- a CDS encoding SDR family NAD(P)-dependent oxidoreductase yields MPNHPAITTGRTAVITGGASGIGLAAAKRFAALGMNVAIADLDDARLSAAAKEIGGTVLTVRTDVSRLAEVEALRDKVMATFGDVGILMNNAGTGGGGSAIENYAGWQKVLGTNLWGVINGVQAFAPAMIAAGKPAAIVNTGSKQGITTPPGDTAYNVSKAGVKVLTEGLQHTLRNTAGCKVSAHLLVPGWVHTGLTARDGGPKPAGAWWPGQIVDVLLDRLAQGDFYIICEDNEVTNAVDFKRIQWAAGDITENRPPLSRWHPDHKDAFAKFLAE; encoded by the coding sequence ATGCCCAACCACCCCGCCATCACCACCGGCCGCACTGCCGTCATCACCGGCGGCGCCAGCGGCATCGGGCTTGCCGCGGCCAAGCGTTTCGCCGCCCTCGGCATGAACGTCGCCATTGCCGACCTCGACGACGCGCGCCTGTCGGCCGCCGCGAAGGAGATCGGCGGCACGGTGCTGACCGTGAGGACCGACGTCAGCCGGCTCGCCGAGGTCGAGGCGCTGCGCGACAAGGTCATGGCGACCTTCGGCGACGTCGGCATCCTGATGAATAACGCCGGCACCGGCGGTGGCGGCAGCGCCATCGAGAATTACGCCGGCTGGCAGAAGGTGCTGGGCACCAACCTCTGGGGCGTCATCAACGGCGTGCAGGCATTCGCGCCGGCGATGATCGCGGCCGGCAAGCCGGCGGCGATCGTCAACACCGGCTCGAAGCAGGGCATCACCACGCCGCCCGGCGACACGGCCTACAACGTCTCCAAGGCGGGCGTGAAGGTGCTGACCGAGGGGCTGCAGCACACGCTGCGCAACACGGCCGGCTGCAAGGTCAGCGCGCACCTGCTCGTGCCGGGCTGGGTGCACACCGGTCTCACCGCCCGCGACGGCGGGCCGAAGCCGGCCGGTGCGTGGTGGCCGGGCCAGATCGTCGACGTGCTGCTTGACCGGCTCGCGCAGGGCGACTTCTACATCATCTGCGAGGACAACGAGGTCACCAACGCCGTCGACTTCAAGCGCATCCAATGGGCGGCCGGCGACATCACGGAGAACCGCCCGCCGCTGTCGCGCTGGCATCCGGACCACAAGGACGCGTTCGCGAAGTTTTTGGCGGAGTAG